Proteins from a genomic interval of Tenacibaculum sp. SZ-18:
- a CDS encoding acetyl-CoA C-acyltransferase, producing the protein MKEVVIASVARTPIGSFLGTLSNTPAPKLGAVAIKGALDKINLKPELVNEVFMGNVVSAGLGQAPARQAAILAGIPDTVPCTTVNKVCSSGMKSIMLAAQSIALGDADIVVAGGMENMSMIPHYQHARSATKFGPVKMEDGMQKDGLVDAYEQVAMGVCADECAVEYNFSREDQDAFAIESYNRSAKAWSEGKFAEEVVPVEIPQRRGEPIIFSEDEEYKNVKMEKIPALRPAFTKEGTVTAANASTINDGGAALVLMSAEKAKELGIKPLAKIKGYADAAHEPKWFTTAPAKALPKALAKANVAIEDVDYFELNEAFSVVGLANTKILGISGDKVNINGGAVSLGHPLGVSGARIIIALTSILKQNDAKIGAAGICNGGGGASAMVIERI; encoded by the coding sequence ATGAAAGAAGTAGTAATTGCATCTGTAGCAAGAACTCCGATAGGAAGTTTCTTAGGAACTTTATCAAATACTCCGGCTCCAAAATTAGGAGCAGTAGCAATTAAAGGTGCTTTAGATAAAATCAACTTAAAACCAGAATTAGTAAACGAGGTTTTTATGGGGAATGTTGTTTCTGCTGGTTTAGGACAAGCTCCTGCTAGACAAGCAGCTATTTTAGCTGGAATTCCAGACACAGTTCCATGTACTACAGTTAACAAAGTTTGTTCTTCTGGTATGAAATCAATCATGTTAGCTGCACAATCTATTGCATTAGGTGATGCTGATATTGTAGTTGCTGGTGGAATGGAAAATATGAGTATGATACCTCATTATCAACATGCAAGATCTGCAACAAAATTCGGACCAGTAAAAATGGAAGATGGAATGCAGAAAGACGGTCTAGTAGATGCCTACGAACAAGTAGCTATGGGAGTTTGCGCTGATGAGTGTGCTGTAGAATATAATTTTTCAAGAGAAGATCAAGACGCTTTCGCTATTGAATCATATAATCGTTCTGCTAAAGCTTGGAGCGAAGGAAAGTTTGCTGAAGAAGTTGTACCTGTTGAAATTCCACAAAGAAGAGGAGAGCCTATTATCTTTTCTGAAGATGAGGAATATAAAAACGTTAAAATGGAAAAGATTCCAGCCTTACGTCCTGCGTTTACAAAAGAGGGAACAGTAACAGCTGCTAACGCTTCAACAATTAATGATGGTGGGGCTGCGTTAGTATTAATGTCGGCTGAAAAGGCTAAAGAATTAGGAATTAAACCATTAGCTAAAATTAAAGGTTATGCGGATGCTGCTCATGAACCGAAATGGTTTACCACAGCTCCAGCAAAAGCGCTACCAAAAGCATTAGCTAAAGCAAATGTTGCTATTGAGGATGTAGATTATTTTGAATTAAATGAAGCTTTTTCTGTCGTAGGTTTAGCTAACACAAAAATATTAGGTATTTCGGGAGATAAAGTAAATATAAATGGTGGTGCAGTTTCTTTAGGACATCCATTAGGTGTTTCTGGAGCAAGAATTATAATTGCTTTAACATCTATTTTAAAACAAAATGATGCCAAAATTGGTGCTGCTGGTATTTGTAACGGCGGTGGTGGTGCTAGCGCAATGGTGATCGAAAGAATTTAG
- a CDS encoding HD family phosphohydrolase, whose amino-acid sequence MKKLISYLYRNNSIVYKVLLFLSTAFAIVYFFPKGGKFRYDFSQGKPWQYDNLYAPFDFAIQKSEEEVSDEIKELSSSSKQYFLFNIEKKISIEREFLNKIDDLSPSDSLSVKEIKKLRKSGLELIKDIYRFGFIDDVSKNKVNKNAIIILRKGEVIENISFQNLVQSKDILRRISDQFSDVESLSGKNFVFEILSELIQPNVSFDAEYTQKELDEILNDISYTKGMISKDALIIQKGDIVEGENLNVLQSFKEASKSLIWTKSNYNWLVLGYTLLVSLALLMLLLFLDRYRKEIFADNTKVTFIFSNVLLMIFAQTVMVKYNSDLLYVIPLSILPIVLKAFFDARLGLFTHVLTILLLGFIVPNSFEFIYLHIIAGIVTILSVTELYKRASLFISIAQITLIYMVTYFAFSIIKEGNISNIKWEYFGLFAVNGLLSFLAVFFIYFYEKVFGLVSDVTLLELSNTNSKLLRELNEKAPGTFQHSMQVANLAEAAANEIGANSMLVRTGALYHDIGKMKNPKFFTENQITGVNPHNDLAPVDSARIILDHVMNGIEIAKKNNIPDRIIDFIRTHHGTSLVYYFYKKEQEMNPEEEIEEKKFRYQGPIPFSKETAILMICDAAEAASKSLQNPSAQSIDELIDKIVEGQKNNDQFINSNITFREIEKIKKVIKGKLMNIYHLRVEYPE is encoded by the coding sequence ATGAAGAAATTAATAAGCTACTTATACAGAAACAATTCCATTGTTTACAAGGTGTTATTGTTTTTAAGTACAGCTTTTGCTATTGTTTACTTTTTCCCTAAAGGAGGAAAATTCCGATATGATTTTTCTCAGGGAAAACCTTGGCAATATGATAATTTATATGCTCCTTTTGATTTTGCTATTCAAAAGTCAGAGGAGGAGGTTTCCGACGAAATTAAGGAATTATCATCTTCTTCAAAACAATATTTTCTTTTCAATATTGAAAAAAAGATTTCTATTGAGAGGGAATTTTTAAATAAAATTGATGATTTATCTCCTTCTGATAGTTTGTCTGTAAAGGAGATTAAAAAGCTTAGAAAAAGTGGTTTAGAACTAATTAAGGATATTTATAGATTTGGTTTTATCGACGATGTTTCTAAGAATAAGGTAAACAAAAACGCGATTATTATTCTTAGAAAAGGTGAAGTTATTGAGAATATCTCTTTTCAAAACTTAGTTCAATCAAAAGATATACTAAGGAGAATAAGCGATCAGTTTTCAGATGTTGAAAGTTTAAGTGGAAAGAATTTTGTTTTTGAGATTTTATCGGAACTCATCCAACCGAATGTAAGTTTTGACGCCGAATATACTCAGAAGGAATTAGATGAGATTTTGAATGATATTTCTTATACCAAAGGAATGATTTCTAAAGATGCTTTGATCATTCAAAAGGGTGATATTGTAGAAGGAGAAAATTTGAATGTTCTTCAATCATTTAAAGAAGCCTCAAAATCTTTGATATGGACAAAGTCGAATTATAATTGGTTAGTATTAGGATATACTTTACTTGTGTCTTTAGCATTATTGATGTTGTTGTTGTTTTTAGATCGTTACAGGAAAGAGATATTTGCAGATAATACAAAGGTAACCTTCATTTTTTCCAATGTGTTATTAATGATTTTCGCACAAACGGTAATGGTGAAATATAATTCTGATTTGTTATATGTAATTCCGTTGAGTATTTTACCAATAGTCTTAAAAGCTTTTTTTGATGCACGTTTAGGATTATTTACCCATGTTTTAACTATTTTATTACTTGGTTTTATAGTTCCAAATAGTTTCGAGTTTATTTATCTGCATATCATAGCTGGAATTGTAACTATTTTATCCGTTACTGAATTATATAAAAGAGCAAGTTTATTTATTTCTATCGCTCAAATTACATTAATTTATATGGTGACTTATTTTGCTTTTTCAATTATTAAGGAAGGGAATATAAGTAATATTAAATGGGAATACTTTGGATTGTTTGCCGTCAATGGGTTATTGTCATTTTTGGCTGTTTTCTTTATTTATTTTTATGAAAAGGTGTTTGGGTTAGTTTCAGATGTGACTTTACTAGAGTTATCAAATACCAACTCCAAGTTACTACGAGAACTTAATGAGAAAGCGCCAGGAACTTTTCAACATTCCATGCAAGTTGCTAACTTGGCTGAAGCAGCGGCAAATGAGATAGGTGCGAATTCCATGTTAGTTAGAACAGGAGCATTGTATCATGATATTGGCAAAATGAAGAATCCTAAATTTTTTACCGAAAATCAAATTACAGGTGTAAATCCGCATAACGATCTAGCTCCAGTAGATAGTGCACGTATTATTCTAGATCATGTTATGAATGGAATTGAAATAGCGAAGAAAAATAATATCCCAGATCGCATTATTGATTTTATACGCACGCACCATGGAACAAGTCTGGTTTATTATTTCTATAAGAAAGAACAAGAGATGAACCCAGAGGAAGAGATAGAGGAGAAGAAGTTTAGATATCAAGGTCCAATTCCGTTTTCAAAAGAAACTGCTATTTTGATGATTTGTGATGCAGCGGAAGCAGCTTCAAAAAGTTTGCAAAATCCATCTGCACAATCAATCGATGAATTAATTGATAAAATTGTCGAGGGACAGAAAAATAATGATCAGTTTATAAATTCAAATATTACGTTTCGAGAGATAGAAAAAATAAAAAAAGTTATAAAAGGTAAGTTGATGAATATCTATCATTTAAGGGTTGAGTATCCAGAATAG
- a CDS encoding tyrosine-type recombinase/integrase, producing MEGRIYLDTREHQKRKNGYPVICHLQDRKRLRFSLKMNFMKKEWDFEKELPLNDKRKQLIIKRKKGLLADLITKSIEDRNITLAHVKEVLTGNNSSNDKDLTFYDFVDELVAKQEKILDDNGVQKKGNAGVYRNAAKQLYKFKPKITLDEIDYTLLDDFKQYQLELGNKKNTIHSYLRTFRAVYNEAVRRNIIIDKKPFKDIFKGISVKKNRTKKRHLSKTSLYILENLENLADGQKLAIDFFLLQFYFGGQDFRDIYYLKKNQLSNNRVYFTRGKLDENGYEFDLAISAKAKKIIDYYKTTEKGEFLFPFRKDYNGYKTFIRRVQKNLQIVQSNYNDHIVRILEQTGESFQKLTVEPHNTQISTKVSRHTFGTIGSRLFIEPDLLRALMGHERDDVDTIYKDVFPETIRDLNHFKIISTEEVSESSNVVFFSKKISKVKTRTGFTWNKEFTYYLPSDSQADNQLDDSNKVLIKLTCVY from the coding sequence ATGGAAGGAAGAATTTATTTAGATACACGAGAACACCAAAAAAGAAAAAATGGTTATCCTGTTATTTGTCATTTACAGGATAGAAAAAGACTTCGATTTTCTTTAAAGATGAATTTCATGAAAAAAGAATGGGATTTTGAGAAAGAGTTGCCTCTAAATGATAAAAGAAAACAATTAATTATAAAAAGGAAGAAAGGTCTTTTAGCTGATTTAATTACTAAATCTATCGAGGATAGAAATATTACATTAGCTCATGTAAAAGAAGTTTTAACTGGAAATAATAGTTCAAATGACAAAGATTTGACTTTTTATGATTTCGTAGATGAATTAGTTGCTAAACAAGAAAAAATACTAGATGATAATGGAGTGCAAAAAAAGGGTAATGCAGGTGTTTACAGGAATGCAGCTAAACAGCTTTACAAATTCAAACCTAAAATAACCCTTGATGAGATAGATTATACGCTGTTAGATGACTTTAAGCAGTATCAATTGGAGTTAGGTAATAAGAAAAATACGATACACAGCTATTTAAGGACTTTTAGAGCAGTCTATAATGAAGCAGTAAGAAGAAACATAATAATTGACAAAAAACCTTTTAAAGATATATTTAAAGGAATTAGTGTCAAGAAAAACAGAACAAAGAAGAGGCACTTAAGTAAAACATCTTTATATATTTTAGAAAACCTAGAGAACCTTGCTGATGGTCAAAAGTTAGCAATAGATTTTTTCTTACTACAATTTTACTTCGGTGGTCAGGATTTTAGAGACATTTATTATTTAAAAAAGAATCAGTTAAGCAATAACAGGGTTTATTTTACAAGAGGTAAGTTAGATGAGAACGGTTATGAGTTTGATTTAGCTATATCTGCAAAAGCGAAAAAAATTATTGATTATTACAAGACAACTGAAAAAGGCGAGTTTTTGTTTCCATTTAGAAAAGATTATAACGGTTATAAGACTTTTATCAGGAGAGTTCAAAAAAATTTGCAAATTGTACAAAGTAATTACAATGATCATATTGTTAGAATACTTGAACAAACTGGTGAATCTTTCCAAAAGTTAACTGTAGAACCCCATAATACTCAAATCTCAACAAAAGTGTCGAGGCATACTTTTGGAACTATTGGTTCCAGGTTATTCATCGAGCCGGATTTATTAAGGGCTTTAATGGGGCATGAGAGAGATGATGTAGATACTATTTACAAGGACGTTTTTCCTGAAACTATTAGAGATTTAAATCATTTCAAAATTATTAGTACTGAAGAAGTTTCAGAAAGTTCAAATGTAGTTTTCTTTTCGAAAAAAATAAGTAAAGTAAAAACTAGAACTGGTTTTACCTGGAATAAAGAATTTACGTATTATTTACCTTCTGATTCACAAGCGGACAATCAATTGGATGATTCTAACAAAGTATTGATTAAGTTAACATGTGTTTATTAA